The proteins below come from a single Columba livia isolate bColLiv1 breed racing homer chromosome 26, bColLiv1.pat.W.v2, whole genome shotgun sequence genomic window:
- the LOC110355388 gene encoding LOW QUALITY PROTEIN: O(6)-methylguanine-induced apoptosis 2-like (The sequence of the model RefSeq protein was modified relative to this genomic sequence to represent the inferred CDS: inserted 1 base in 1 codon) has translation MLHLPLTYTSYLNERRCCSYIFPVSPYSEFYHCLFLLSFKISSRPYKQHRKQISNSEKKGFNSXKRFQYNQCCQQLYHESHPQWRQPDFKCGFSFVGDYPQVKSIQRLSQALFLKHTSMDFCKQSNNVSVSETTRGLNWKKWENVLLCVHGTPSAGPVPGHYNITGSLIEVSPTGITSCFKSNTFLLTRVDRFTPEPATHINLQGSKASSFQAGPAWQTWDSVPAMSPLCHLV, from the exons ATGTTACATTTGCCTTTAACTTACACATCCTATTTAAATGAAAGACGGTGCTGTAGTTATATATTTCCTGTATCTCCATATTCAGAATTTTATCATTGTCTATTCCTTTTAAGTTTCAAGATCTCCTCCCGTCCTTATAAACAGCATAGGAAACAAATCtcaaactcagaaaaaaagggATTTAATT CAAAGAGATTTCAGTATAACCAA tgctgccagcagctgtaTCATGAGAGTCACCCGCAATGGAGACAACCGGATTTTAAATGTGGGTTTTCCTTTGTCGGTGATTACCCACAGGTGAAGTCAATCCAAAGGCTTTCACAAGCcctttttctgaaacacaccTCTATGGATTTCTGCAAGCAGAGCAACAACGTTTCTGTGTCTGAAACCACAAGAGgattaaactggaaaaaatgggaaaatgtcCTCCTCTGTGTGCATGG TACTCCATCTGCAGGCCCAGTGCCTG GTCACTACAACATCACCGGTTCCCTCATCGAGGTGTCTCCCACGGGTATAACATCTTGCTTCAAGTCAAACACCTTCCTCCTAACAAGGGTGGACAGATTTACTCCAGAACCTGCAACTCATATAAACCTCCAGGGAAGCAAagcaagctcctttcaggcaggtCCAGCCTGGCAGACGTGGGACAGTGTTCCTGCAATGTCCCCACTATGTCACCTGGTCTGA